In Agromyces sp. Leaf222, the genomic window GGGCGGCATGTCCACGGGCACCGTGCTCCGCGTGCGAGCCGGCATGAAGCCGATCGCGACGATTCCGCACGCCCTGCCGACGGTCGACATCGCCACCGGCGAGGCCGCCGCTGCGCACCACCAGCGATCGGATGTCTGCGCCGTTCCAGCGGCCGGCGTCGTCGCCGAGGCGATGGTCGCCTTGACGCTCGCGAACGCCGTGCTCGAGAAGTTCGGCGGCGACTCCGTCGGCGAGACGCGCCGAAACCTCGAGTCCTACCTCGCGGCGATCCCCGACGCGCTCCGCACCGAGGTCGCGTCGGCGGATGCCGCTCCGACCCGTGCCTGACGAGTCCGCGCCGATCCTGCAGCTCCCGCTCGTGCTCATCGGCCCGATGGGGGCTGGCAAGTCGCGCGTCGGAGCCCGGCTCGCGGCATCCGTCGGCGTGCCGTTCATCGACACCGACACCCGCATCGAGGAGCGCCACGGCCCGATCGACGCGATCTTCGCCAGAGACGGCGAGCCCGGCTTCCGAGTGGTCGAGCGCGAGGTCGTGGCGGAGGCCCTGACCGAGCAGGCGATCGTGTCGCTCGGCGGCGGAGCCGTGCTGCACCCCGACACGCAGGCCGACCTCGCGGAGCTCGCCGTCGTGCGACTCGTGGTGACCGCAGAGGCGGTCGCCGTGCGCCTGGCCGGCGGCAACCGCCCCCTGCTCGCCGAGGGCGGGCTGACGAGGTGGAACGAGATCCAGCTCGAGCGCGAGCCGGTGTACGCCTCACTCGCCGACCTCGAGATCGACACGTCGCGCCGCTCGGTCGCACGGATCGTCGAACAGATCACCGAGCGCTTCGGAGGAACACGATGACCGCAGCCGCGCCAAGCACGAGCATCCGCGTCGGGGGAGAGGGCGGCTACGACGTCGTCATCGGCAACGGCGTGCTCGCCGACCTCGGCGACGCGCTCGGCCCCGCCGTTCGCAAGGTGCTGGTCGTGCATCCGTCGACGCTCGGCGCCCGTGCCGCGGCGTTGCGCGAGTCGCTCTCCGACCGCTTCGAGGTGCTGCTCGCCGAGATCCCCGACGCCGAGGCCGGCAAGCGCATCGAGGTCGCCGCGTTCTGCTGGCAGGTGCTCGGGCAGGCGGACTTCACGCGCAGCGACGCGGTCGTCGGCATCGGCGGCGGTGCGGTCACCGACCTCGCCGGGTTCGTGGCGGCGACCTGGCTGCGCGGCGTGCGGGTCGTGCAGGTGCCGACGACGGTGCTCGGCATGGTCGACGCCGCGGTCGGCGGCAAGACCGGCATCAACACGAACGAGGGCAAGAACCTCGTCGGCGCGTTCCACCCGCCGGCTGCGGTGCTCTGCGACCTCGACCTGCTCGACACGCTGCCGCGCAACGAGATCCTCGCGGGCTTCGCCGAGATCGTGAAGGCGGGGTTCATCCGGTACCCCGAGATCCTCGACACGATCGAGGCGGACCCCGATGCGGCGACCGATCCGACCACGCCGCAGTTCCGTCGGGTCGTCGAGCTGGCGATCCAGATGAAGGCCGACGTCGTCTCCGAGGACCTCACCGAGCAGGGCCTCCGCGAGATCCTGAACTACGGGCACACGCTCGGACACGCCGTCGAGCATGCGGAGCGCTACCAGTGGCGGCACGGCGCCGCGATCTCGGTGGGCATGGCGTTCGCGGCCGAGCTCGGGCGACTGTCCGGCCGGCTCTCCGACGAGGTC contains:
- the aroB gene encoding 3-dehydroquinate synthase — translated: MTAAAPSTSIRVGGEGGYDVVIGNGVLADLGDALGPAVRKVLVVHPSTLGARAAALRESLSDRFEVLLAEIPDAEAGKRIEVAAFCWQVLGQADFTRSDAVVGIGGGAVTDLAGFVAATWLRGVRVVQVPTTVLGMVDAAVGGKTGINTNEGKNLVGAFHPPAAVLCDLDLLDTLPRNEILAGFAEIVKAGFIRYPEILDTIEADPDAATDPTTPQFRRVVELAIQMKADVVSEDLTEQGLREILNYGHTLGHAVEHAERYQWRHGAAISVGMAFAAELGRLSGRLSDEVADRHRSILELLGLPTSYPAGRWPTLLATMQRDKKSRGGQLRFIVLDDLAKPTVMQAPDQSLLFAAYQEIGS
- a CDS encoding shikimate kinase, which codes for MPLRPVPDESAPILQLPLVLIGPMGAGKSRVGARLAASVGVPFIDTDTRIEERHGPIDAIFARDGEPGFRVVEREVVAEALTEQAIVSLGGGAVLHPDTQADLAELAVVRLVVTAEAVAVRLAGGNRPLLAEGGLTRWNEIQLEREPVYASLADLEIDTSRRSVARIVEQITERFGGTR